The Natronosporangium hydrolyticum nucleotide sequence CGCTTGGCTGGGCGAGGGCGCGGAACTGGTCAAGGCCGCCGGGCACCTGCGCGACCAGGGCGACGCGCGGTTCGAACGACAGCTCGGCATCGTCCTCGACGGCCTCGACCGCGCCGGCCCCCGTTCCCCTAGTTCTCCCTCCGAGGTGACCGACACCCGTACCGGTACCGGCACCGCCGCCGTCGACCTGCCCACCTGAGCACGCCGAGTTTGTGGATGGTCAGCTGGCCAGGCCCCGGCGGTAGGCGTAGACCACCGCCTGGACCCGGTCGCGCAGGTCGAGCTTGGTCAGGATCCGCGAGACGTACGTCTTGACGGTCTCCTGGCTGATCACCAGCGTCGCCGCGATCTCGCTGTTGGACCGGCCGTCGGCGATGAGCCGCAGCACCTCCAGCTCGCGCGGGGTCAGCGGGACGTCCTCGGCCGGATCGTCGGCGGGTCGGATCCGGGCTGCGTAGCGGCCGACCAGCTGACGGGTCACCTCGGGAGCTAGCAGCGCCGCGCCGGTGGCGACGGTGCGGATGCCGTGCAGCAGCTGCGCCGGCGGGGCATCCTTGAGCAGGAAGCCGCTGGCTCCCGCGCGCAGCGCCTCGTATACGTACTCGTCGAGGTTGAAGGTCGTCACCACGAGCACCCGGACCGGCTGCGCCACGCCGGCCCCGGCCAGCCGGCGGGTCGCCTCGATCCCGTCGAGGACCGGCATCCGCACGTCCATCACCACCACGTCCGGACGCAGCCGGCCGGCGAGGTCGACGGCGGCCTGACCGTCGCCGCACTCCCCCACCACCTCGAGGTCGGGCTGCGCGTCGATGATCGTGGCGAACCCGGTGCGGATCAGCGCCTGGTCGTCGCAGACCAGGACCCGCAGCGGCGCGGTCACCCGGCGCTCCGCGCGGCGGCGGCCGAGCGGCTGCTCGCCGCAGCGGGGATGCGGGCCCGCACGGAGAAACCGCCGTCCGGGTGCCGGTCCGCGCTGAACTCGCCGCCGAGCAGCTCGACCCGGTCGCGCAGCCCGCGCAGGCCCCGCCCGCTGCCGCCGGATCCGACCGACGGCACGGCCGGGCCGTCGGTGGTGATCTCCACTGTGGTCTCTTGTTCGCGGTATCGCACCTGGACCAGGGTACGGCTACCGTGGGCGTACTTGACGGCGTTGGTGAGGGCCTCCTGCACCACCCGGTAGGCCACCTCCTCAGCGCTTCCGCCCACGGCCGCCGGCTCACCCTCCCGGACAAGCTCCACCGGCTGACCGGCGCGCCGGACCTGCTCCACAAGCGACTTCAGATCGCCGGTGGTAGGGGTTCCGGTCTCGGTGTCATGATCCGGGTTGAGCAGGTCGAGCAGGTGCCGCAGGTCGGCGATGGCCCGCCGGCCGGTGTCGCTGACGGCGGTCAGCGTCTGGTCGAGCCGGTCGGGTGCGGCGGTCAGGTAGCGGGCCGACTCGGCCTGCACGACCATCGCGGTCACGTGGTGGGTGACGATGTCGTGCAGCTCCCGGGCGATCCGGGTGCGTTCGGCGACCCGGCTGGCCTCGGCCACGTGCCGGCGACGTTCCGCCTCGGCGGCCCGGGAGAGCCGCAGCCACGCCCCGGCCCCCCAGCAGATCCCCAGTACGATGTAGAAGGTGCCGAACCCGATCACCCCCTCCGGCGACCCGAGCCAGTGGAGGGTCAGGGCGAGGGCCAGGTACGCCGCGGTGGCCAGCAGCAGGATCGTGCGCCGCTGGCGTTCCAGGTGGGCCCCGGCGCTCAGCAGCGCAATGCCCAGCGCGACGCCGGCGACGGTGTGGTACGCCAGCAGCTGGTCGGCGACGAAACCGATCGAGACCAGGCCGAGGCAGGCGAGCGGCCACCGGCGGCGCAGGGCGAGCGGCAGCCCCTGCAGGGCGACCAGCGCCACCGCCACCGCGTCGAAAGGTCGGGTCGGCAGCTCGCCGAGCTGCGTGCCGTAGCCGTGGAGGGCGGGCACCAGCGACGCGGCGACGATCACCAGCGCGAGCGGGAGATCCCGGACGACGGTGTCGTACCGTCGCCACCGGCCCTGGATCCGGCGGAGGTCGATCACCGAGCGAGCCTAGCGTCCGAGCCGGTCGCGGGCGCCTCGCTGGCCGCTTCAGCCGAGCCGGTCGGGTTGCCGCGCCGGCGGCGGGGTACCAGATTGCCGCGCCGGTGGGCCAGCCACATGAAGACGACCGTCAGCAGCGCACCGGCCAGCACCGCGTAGAGGCTCGCCTCGGGCCCGAACTCGCCGCCGCTGAGCAGCATCGGGCCCGAGGTCACGCTCCTAAGCAGCCCTTCCGCCCCTTCCTGTCCGGAGACCGTGACGCCGAAGATCCCGGCCGCGGCGAAGTTCCAGCCGAAGTGCAGGCCGATCACCAGCCACAGGCTGCGAGTCGCGGCGTAGGCGGCGGCGAGCATCGCGCCGGCCTGGATCGCGATGGCCAGCGCTCCCCAGAGGTTGGCGTTCGAGTTCGGCAGATGCACCAGGCCGAAGATCAGACCGGTCAGCACCAGCGAGTTCCAGGTGCCGATCCACTCCTCGACGATCCGGAACAAGATGCCGCGGAAGATCACCTCCTCAGTGACCGCGGCGGCAGCCATGAAACCGAAGATCGCCAGCACGCCCGTGGCCGACCCCCAGCCCTCGACCCGGTAGCCGCCGAGATAGGCGATGGTGGCGATGACCGCCGCGAACATCCCGACACCGATCAGCAGCCCCCGGAAGGTGGCCCCGGCGGCCGGCCGCAACGCCACCTCGGTTGGCCGGCGCCGCTCGGTCCACCGGACCATCCCGGCGTAGACGAGCAGGGCGAGCACCGCCGTGGCGAGGCCGAGGACCAGGGTGAGTACGGCGTTCGGCGCCACCGCTTGCACCGCCAGGCTGCCCGCGAAGGCGACCACCGCGACGGCGCCGAGCTGCTTCAACAATCGCATGACGACTCCTTGGTGAAATCCCGCGGATCGGGGTGCCGCGGCTGCCCCGAACGCTATGGATTCGGCGGCCCGGAATCGTCACCGCACGGTGGACACCTGCGGGTAGCTCGCTCGGGGGACACGACGCGCCGTACCGGAAGGGGACCTTCGTACGGGTGGCTACATGCTCACTGTTGTGGGCCACAACAGTGAGCATGTAGCCCTTGAAACACAGGTCCGGTCTCCCGCCGCTGCACCGTTCAGCCCGAGCGGGTGTAGGTCTGCTCGTAACCGTCCCAAGCAAACATCGCCGGCGGCGGTGCGCGCGTCGCGGTCGTCGGGGCCCTCGTCGGCGGGCCGGTTCTGCGGGGCGCCGTTGATCAGGAGCGGCTGGCCGCCGATCGGACCAACCTGGTCCGACATCGCGGGCGACATGATCGCGGTCGGTGACGACTCCTTGACAGATACCGACGACCCCCCTATGGTCCGGATAGATTGACATGAGACAGAGTGATTTCTGTCAATGACGAGCCGACGCCGGGGATGGGCGCACGGTGGGCATCTGGCCTGCCCGGTCGGCGCTGCGCGCACAGATGGGAGAAGCCACATGCGAATCAGGACAGGCAGGCTCACCGGAGTGGTCACCGTCGCGGCTACTGTGGTCGCCACGGTCGGCATCGGGTATCTCGCGGGCGGCGCCGGAGTCGCCAGCGGCAGCGATCGGGTCGACCCACACGACCTGCACGCGCTGCTGCTGCCGGCGGAGGGGCATCCGGCGGGCGAGGTGATCGAAGTGACCTTCGAGGATGCCACCGCCGAGGGGATGCTCGCGTTGCCCCCGGACATGCGGGTGATGCCCGACTCCTGCGTCGACTACCTCAACCCGGTGCTGGGCGATGATACGGCCGCAGTCAACGGCTGGACCCAGGCCGACCCGACCTACTCAGCCGGCGAGGGGATCTTCGTCGCCTGGGCGGCCGAAGTACGCGGCGGCGCGCCGGTTCGGGAGATCGTCGCCCACGCCCTGGAGTGCCAGGCTGGCCAGGTGCACCTCTCCAGCCTCGGGGAAGGCACCATCGCCAACACCCCGGTCGACGTGCGACCAATGGAAGGGGCCGAGACGGCCGCACTCACCCAGACGATGAGTTTCGAGGCGCAGGACGTGGCGACGTCGACCACCCTGCACATGGTCGCGATAGGCGAAGTGCTGATCATGGCGATGGCCTCGGACCCAGAGCTGGCGGAGAAGTCCGTCACCCACGGCTACGAGCGGGCCCTGGAGTTGGGCATCGGGTGAGCCACCGACACCCCTCGCGCGGCGCTGCGGTATCGGCTACCGCAGCGCCGCTCACCATCCCGTACGGTCTGCCAGCCGTACGGTGACGGGCAACAGTCCTACCGCAACAATCGACCTCACCGGGGGATGTCGGACGTAATCTGACCCCTGGGTCCGAGGCTTCGGGGACGGCGGAGTCACACTGGTGGGATGAGGGCGGACGACGACCAGCGGTGTGGTGCCGTGGATGTCCACTATCCAACCGAAGGTGGCGCTCGGGCCGCCCTCGTCGTCGCCGGCGACCTTCGGTTCCGCCGCATCATCAGCGAGCACACCACACAGCTGCCGGAGGTCGCCGACTATCAACCGGGCCGGTTCTATCTGCGCGAGCTACCCGCAGTCATGGCGGTCCTGGCCACCACCGTGCCGCTGGACCTGTTGGTCATCGACGGCTACGTCGACCTCGACCCACAGGGTCGTCCAGGGCTGGGGGCGCGGCTCCACGCCCAGTCTGGGGTACCGATCATCGGGGTAGCCAAGACCGCATACCGCGGGGCCACCCACGCGGTCGCCGTACGACGCGGTCAGACCACCCGCCCGCTGTTCGTCACCGCGGTCGGGATCGCCGCTGCCGATGCCGCGGCCATCGTCGACGGCATGGCTGGCCCGTACCGGCTCCCGGACTCCCTGCGACGCGTCGACACGCTCGCACGCGGGCTGAGCGTGACCTCGAGGTAGGCCATCCTGCAGCCGGCCCTCGTGGTCGACCATTTTCGTCCGTGGAGTGCTTCGGTTGATCGGTCCTGTTTGTCGGGTGGTGTTAGGGGCAGCTGAAGAACGCGACGAGCAGCCCGATCGCGGCGAAGGCGGTGGCGGTGTTTGCAGCCTCGGAT carries:
- a CDS encoding sensor histidine kinase, whose product is MIDLRRIQGRWRRYDTVVRDLPLALVIVAASLVPALHGYGTQLGELPTRPFDAVAVALVALQGLPLALRRRWPLACLGLVSIGFVADQLLAYHTVAGVALGIALLSAGAHLERQRRTILLLATAAYLALALTLHWLGSPEGVIGFGTFYIVLGICWGAGAWLRLSRAAEAERRRHVAEASRVAERTRIARELHDIVTHHVTAMVVQAESARYLTAAPDRLDQTLTAVSDTGRRAIADLRHLLDLLNPDHDTETGTPTTGDLKSLVEQVRRAGQPVELVREGEPAAVGGSAEEVAYRVVQEALTNAVKYAHGSRTLVQVRYREQETTVEITTDGPAVPSVGSGGSGRGLRGLRDRVELLGGEFSADRHPDGGFSVRARIPAAASSRSAAAARSAG
- a CDS encoding CPBP family intramembrane glutamic endopeptidase, encoding MRLLKQLGAVAVVAFAGSLAVQAVAPNAVLTLVLGLATAVLALLVYAGMVRWTERRRPTEVALRPAAGATFRGLLIGVGMFAAVIATIAYLGGYRVEGWGSATGVLAIFGFMAAAAVTEEVIFRGILFRIVEEWIGTWNSLVLTGLIFGLVHLPNSNANLWGALAIAIQAGAMLAAAYAATRSLWLVIGLHFGWNFAAAGIFGVTVSGQEGAEGLLRSVTSGPMLLSGGEFGPEASLYAVLAGALLTVVFMWLAHRRGNLVPRRRRGNPTGSAEAASEAPATGSDARLAR
- a CDS encoding response regulator is translated as MTAPLRVLVCDDQALIRTGFATIIDAQPDLEVVGECGDGQAAVDLAGRLRPDVVVMDVRMPVLDGIEATRRLAGAGVAQPVRVLVVTTFNLDEYVYEALRAGASGFLLKDAPPAQLLHGIRTVATGAALLAPEVTRQLVGRYAARIRPADDPAEDVPLTPRELEVLRLIADGRSNSEIAATLVISQETVKTYVSRILTKLDLRDRVQAVVYAYRRGLAS
- a CDS encoding endonuclease V, with product MRADDDQRCGAVDVHYPTEGGARAALVVAGDLRFRRIISEHTTQLPEVADYQPGRFYLRELPAVMAVLATTVPLDLLVIDGYVDLDPQGRPGLGARLHAQSGVPIIGVAKTAYRGATHAVAVRRGQTTRPLFVTAVGIAAADAAAIVDGMAGPYRLPDSLRRVDTLARGLSVTSR